In one window of Syngnathus typhle isolate RoL2023-S1 ecotype Sweden linkage group LG7, RoL_Styp_1.0, whole genome shotgun sequence DNA:
- the zgc:153031 gene encoding zgc:153031: protein MEVQKKPVRVIAAACKGRGIGKNGTLPWKLPSEFQYFLSNVTQVSKPGKFNMLVWGKLSWFSNPQTMFPMANALHAVLSETLETVPDHAHFLCRDLESALLLAAKYPLADLIETIWVLGGTRVYKDALDHPWCDLVFLTDIMAEFECDVFFPEMDPQVFKKQERFAGVPSGTHEENGIKYEFQVFKKKDSQR from the exons ATGGAAGTGCAAAAGAAACCGGTACGCGTCATCGCAGCGGCGTGCAAAGGCAGAGGCATTGGAAAAAATGGCACACTGCCCTGGAAATTACC ATCTGAGTTCCAGTACTTTCTCAGCAATGTTACACAAGTCTCAAAACCAG gaaAGTTCAATATGTTGGTGTGGGGCAAACTGAGCTGGTTCTCCAACCCTCAGACTATGTTCCCAATGGCTAATGCTTTACATGCTGTACTGAGTGAAACACTGGA GACAGTCCCAGATCATGCCCACTTCCTTTGTCGAGATCTAGAGAGTGCTCTCCTTTTGGCTGCGAAGTATCCACTTGCAGACTTGATTGAGACCATATGGGTTCTTGGAGGCACTCGGGTCTACAAG GATGCACTGGATCATCCCTGGTGTGATTTGGTTTTCCTGACAGATATTATGGCTGAATTTGAGTGTGATGTTTTCTTCCCTGAGATGGATCCGCAAGTTTTCAAAAAACAGGAAAG ATTTGCTGGAGTGCCAAGTGGAACCCATGAGGAGAATGGCATTAAATATGAATTCCAGGTATTCAAGAAGAAAGATTCACAAAGATGA